The following proteins are encoded in a genomic region of Aquella oligotrophica:
- the pyrB gene encoding aspartate carbamoyltransferase — MLNLAKGLIALQDLSKADILSILTHARSFKQGLRKNTLEGKVIASCFFEASTRTRLSFESAVAYLGGKTIGFADSSATSQTNKGESFVDTLRMLNCYADGFIMRHPNDGAARLASEIMSIPVINAGDGANQHPTQTLLDLFSIQDSQGQLEEIHLGLMGDLKYSRTVHSLIDASKLFNMRLYLIAPAPLRIPSEDLIELKRHGISYSFHNSPEDVIDKLDCLYLTRLQKERFSSEIDCNYRINLELLAKAKPNLRILHPLPRLEELPTEIDNTPYAYYFEQARNGLFVRQALLDIIFGGYDGK, encoded by the coding sequence ATGCTTAATTTAGCCAAAGGATTAATCGCACTACAGGATTTAAGTAAGGCGGATATCCTCTCAATTCTTACTCATGCACGTAGTTTCAAACAAGGGTTACGTAAAAATACTCTCGAAGGCAAAGTAATTGCTTCCTGTTTTTTTGAAGCTTCAACGCGTACCCGGCTGTCTTTTGAATCAGCCGTTGCTTACTTAGGTGGTAAAACCATTGGTTTTGCAGATAGTAGCGCTACCTCACAAACAAATAAAGGTGAAAGCTTTGTTGATACGCTACGAATGTTAAATTGTTATGCTGATGGTTTTATAATGCGTCATCCCAATGATGGTGCTGCCCGTTTGGCTTCCGAAATCATGTCAATCCCAGTGATTAATGCCGGCGATGGAGCGAATCAGCATCCGACCCAGACTCTACTTGATTTATTTTCAATACAAGATAGTCAGGGACAATTAGAAGAAATACATCTTGGTTTAATGGGCGATCTGAAATATAGCCGAACAGTCCACTCATTGATAGATGCCAGTAAATTATTCAATATGCGTCTATATTTGATTGCTCCTGCACCACTTAGAATACCTAGTGAGGATCTGATTGAGCTAAAACGTCATGGCATTAGTTATTCTTTTCATAATAGCCCAGAAGACGTAATTGATAAACTGGATTGTCTATACCTTACTCGCTTACAAAAAGAGCGCTTTAGTAGCGAAATTGATTGTAATTATAGGATTAATCTGGAGTTACTCGCAAAAGCTAAGCCAAATCTACGGATACTTCATCCATTGCCAAGACTAGAGGAGTTACCAACAGAAATCGATAATACGCCATATGCTTATTATTTTGAACAAGCAAGGAATGGACTTTTTGTGCGGCAGGCATTATTAGACATAATTTTTGGAGGCTATGATGGCAAATAA
- a CDS encoding aspartate carbamoyltransferase regulatory subunit yields the protein MMANKKIGAIENGINLDHIPQGNAWYIIKLLKLERKYPVGIGLNLLSKRMGVKDLVKVENYFLTDKQLKAVSVFAPGATYSEIRNYEVVRKIQLTLPESIDELIICPNHRCISHQYRSLFRLSYSNENAIAQCHYCEHHFNLSDLNAFQL from the coding sequence ATGATGGCAAATAAAAAGATTGGCGCGATTGAAAATGGTATAAATCTGGATCATATTCCTCAGGGTAATGCGTGGTATATTATTAAGTTACTTAAACTGGAGCGCAAATATCCAGTCGGAATTGGGCTTAATCTCTTGAGTAAACGGATGGGAGTTAAAGATCTAGTAAAGGTAGAAAACTACTTCCTGACTGATAAGCAATTAAAGGCTGTAAGTGTTTTTGCACCGGGTGCAACTTATAGCGAAATTCGTAATTATGAGGTAGTCCGCAAAATCCAGTTAACACTGCCGGAAAGTATCGATGAGCTGATCATATGTCCGAATCACCGTTGTATTTCCCATCAGTATCGTTCCTTGTTTAGATTAAGTTACAGTAATGAAAATGCGATTGCTCAGTGTCATTACTGTGAACATCATTTTAACTTGTCAGATTTGAATGCGTTCCAGTTGTAA